A genomic segment from bacterium encodes:
- a CDS encoding lipocalin family protein, with translation MIAFACSLPCLLCACASAGPAPAALQVVAKVDLARYAGRWYEIASFPQSFQKGCTDSRADYRLRGDGTVEVLNSCLRDGRVDTAKGRAWVVDKATGAKLKVSFFWPFRGDYWIIELGGDYEYAVVSAPSMKYLWILSRTPQMDEQRYQEIVGRLRERGFDVAKLNRTPQGNRKD, from the coding sequence ATGATCGCGTTCGCCTGTTCGCTCCCGTGCCTGCTCTGCGCCTGCGCGTCGGCCGGCCCGGCGCCCGCCGCGCTCCAGGTCGTCGCGAAGGTCGACCTCGCACGCTACGCCGGCCGGTGGTACGAGATCGCCAGCTTCCCCCAGAGCTTCCAGAAGGGGTGCACGGACTCGCGCGCGGACTACCGCCTCCGCGGAGACGGCACGGTCGAAGTGCTCAACAGCTGCCTGCGCGACGGCAGGGTGGACACGGCGAAGGGCAGGGCCTGGGTGGTGGACAAGGCCACGGGCGCCAAGCTCAAGGTCTCGTTCTTCTGGCCGTTCCGGGGCGACTACTGGATCATCGAACTGGGCGGTGACTACGAGTACGCCGTGGTCTCGGCGCCGTCCATGAAGTACCTCTGGATCCTCTCGCGGACGCCGCAGATGGACGAGCAGCGCTACCAGGAGATCGTCGGCAGGTTGCGGGAACGGGGATTCGACGTCGCGAAGCTCAACCGGACGCCGCAGGGGAACCGCAAGGACTAG
- a CDS encoding ribbon-helix-helix protein, CopG family has translation MGDTVTVRLPAKLRGELERVARSEKASKSDIVRDAVARYLAVRRFRALRAGVLPFAEAQGILTDEDVFKALS, from the coding sequence ATGGGCGATACGGTGACGGTCAGGCTTCCGGCGAAGCTCAGAGGGGAGCTGGAGCGCGTGGCGCGCAGCGAGAAGGCATCCAAGAGCGACATCGTCCGCGACGCGGTGGCACGCTACCTCGCGGTCCGGCGTTTCCGGGCGCTGCGGGCAGGCGTGCTGCCGTTCGCGGAGGCCCAGGGGATTCTCACCGACGAGGACGTCTTCAAGGCGCTCTCGTGA
- a CDS encoding putative toxin-antitoxin system toxin component, PIN family has product MRIVFDANVLVAAFAARGLCADLFEACLSTHECVAAPRILAETEDALRRKVRLPAPRATAIRRFLEEHLRVVTPAAVERDACRDPDDLPVLGAALAAGADCIVSGDRDLLELGSFRGIPILAPRALWERISAA; this is encoded by the coding sequence GTGAGGATCGTCTTCGACGCGAACGTCCTCGTGGCCGCCTTTGCCGCGCGGGGGCTCTGCGCCGACCTCTTCGAGGCTTGCCTCTCCACTCACGAGTGCGTGGCCGCCCCGCGGATCCTCGCGGAAACCGAGGATGCGCTGCGGCGCAAGGTGCGGCTTCCGGCGCCAAGGGCGACCGCCATCCGCCGCTTCCTGGAGGAGCATCTGCGCGTGGTGACGCCGGCGGCCGTCGAGCGCGATGCCTGCCGCGACCCGGACGATCTCCCGGTCCTCGGCGCCGCCCTTGCCGCAGGTGCGGACTGCATCGTCAGCGGGGACAGGGACCTGCTCGAACTCGGGAGTTTCCGGGGCATCCCGATC